In one window of Echeneis naucrates chromosome 17, fEcheNa1.1, whole genome shotgun sequence DNA:
- the ticam1 gene encoding TIR domain-containing adapter molecule 1, which translates to MSHEGQENQGTGLSDIFDILVKEPPERLLSLTIQLGESPEDDIIHAMCLIILRREAQALEKLHMVKDNCLANHLAELWKTSGGKLEDFRSHCSDFQAFTVQSLAVLARIFKVLSEKRLCDSILRNLAYQRAISPDSKNTSNCEELEYDQLREEAKDVCGPQVEEWLCSPKGLKSGSYHDLQTTLKMTDPLSGGLHGSLQESPSVPSYPTHLEMSIPPTMPFLEDKITSDKPNISALPEPGQTQPKSNEYAHIEAKEHSVIGAAFEGPCKNINNHIIQNKTQPQTTEPSTEPKYSMSTTTSISEPKAPASSETYKSKCTEADDEVTFYAFVILHAQEDADLAESLKERIEKVASCTGATFSEDFAIPGKSTLRCVEDAINNSAFTLLLFTRNFNTTLLEMKTDTALVNSINKEYKHNTVVPLLPCENRMPKQDIPMVVQRLNALDENRNFESKIRKFLSAAQIEKQKRFWTAEQRVRREKERQGDLKHLNHCQKRLNQELHNVHLGPQKDAADDRARWQNQGSIHINNANYVMIGNSSKMNVAHGGYTDSHSSEDS; encoded by the coding sequence ATGAGTCACGAGGGACAAGAAAATCAGGGGACGGGACTGAGTGACATCTTTGACATATTAGTCAAAGAGCCTCCGGAGAGACTCCTAAGTCTAACAATCCAGTTGGGTGAGTCACCTGAAGATGATATTATACACGCCATGTGCCTGATCATTCTCAGGAGGGAGGCACAGGCCCTGGAAAAACTGCACATGGTGAAGGACAACTGCCTTGCTAATCATCTGGCTGAACTCTGGAAAACAAGTGGGGGTAAATTAGAAGATTTTAGGTCTCATTGTAGTGATTTTCAAGCGTTTACAGTGCAATCTTTGGCAGTTTTGGCTCGAATTTTTAAAGTCTTGTCTGAGAAGAGACTCTGTGATTCAATTCTGAGAAATCTGGCATATCAAAGAGCTATTTCCCCTGACAGCAAAAATACAAGCAATTGTGAGGAACTGGAATATGATCAACTCAGGGAAGAAGCTAAAGATGTGTGTGGGCCCCAGGTTGAGGAATGGTTATGCTCACCAAAAGGCCTCAAGTCAGGATCCTACCATGATCTCCAAACAACTTTAAAAATGACTGATCCATTGTCAGGCGGTCTTCACGGCTCTCTGCAAGAAAGCCCCTCTGTGCCTTCATACCCTACACACCTAGAGATGAGTATACCTCCAACAATGCCATTTCTAGAAGACAAAATAACATCAGATAAACCCAACATTTCTGCTCTCCCTGAACCTGGGCAGACTCAGCCTAAATCCAATGAATATGCCCATATTGAAGCAAAGGAACACTCAGTGATAGGTGCAGCATTTGAGGGACCgtgcaaaaacataaacaatcaTATCATTCAGAATAAGACTCAACCCCAGACCACTGAACCAAGTACTGAACCAAAATATTCAATGTCTACTACGACGAGCATTTCTGAACCCAAGGCGCCTGCATCAAGTGAAACGTACAAAAGTAAATGCACAGAAGCGGACGACGAGGTCACCTTTTACGCATTTGTTATCCTTCATGCACAGGAGGATGCTGACTTAGCTGAGAGCTTGAAAGAAAGAATTGAAAAGGTTGCTTCTTGTACAGGTGCAACTTTCTCTGAGGACTTTGCCATCCCTGGAAAGAGCACTCTGAGGTGCGTGGAGGACGCTATCAACAACTCAGCTTTTACTCTTCTGCTATTCACCCGCAACTTCAACACAACCTTGCTAGAAATGAAGACAGACACTGCCCTTGTGAACTCAATCAACAAAGAATACAAGCACAACACAGTTGTCCCTCTGCTGCCATGTGAGAATCGCATGCCGAAGCAGGACATACCTATGGTTGTACAACGACTAAATGCACTGGATGAGAACAGGAACTTTGAGAGCAAAATTAGAAAGTTCTTGTCTGCCGCAcagattgaaaaacaaaagagattttGGACTGCAGAACAAAGAGTGCGAcgtgagaaagagagacagggcgacttaaaacatttaaaccatTGTCAGAAGAGGTTGAACCAAGAGTTGCATAATGTTCATCTCGGCCCACAAAAGGATGCTGCTGATGACAGAGCCAGGTGGCAAAACCAAGGAAGCATTCATATTAACAATGCCAATTACGTAATGATAGGTAATAGCTCTAAAATGAATGTTGCTCATGGGGGATACACAGACTCACATTCTTCAGAGGATTCTtga